The genomic segment GCCTGGATCCAGCGCCTACAACCAGGTTCTCCTGCCTGGGCATGGAGTAGGGGATACGCGACAGGCGAGGTTGGCATGGGGAGCCTTCTCGATCAGCCCCGCTGACCAGTGGAGTGGGTCTGCCACTGGCTTTGCTTCGGAAAGTGAGGCATCCGAGAGCGCGATTGCAGATTGCAGAAAGCGCGGCGGCACTGCATGCGCGGTTGAATTTACCTATGCGAACCAGTGCGTCGCAGTCGCCGCAACCTCTACCAACCATGCGTGGTCAAGAGGCAAGACTGCCGGGGATGTGAGATCAAAAGCGCTGTCCGCCTGCGGAGCGAGCTGCGAAATATTCTACGAAGACTGTTCTTTCCCAGCTAGGTAACGCTGCTTCTGGCGCACAGCGTTTGTCTTGCCTGTGCTGCCGATGAATCAGAAGCGCATTATTTGGGATGCGACGCATCAAGCGCGCTACAAAGAGCAGGCCCCGACGATCGTTCTTTCGCTCTTGTCTTGACGCGGAGGATGATGAGCGTGGCTGAGCGGGAATCAGCGAAGTCCACGCAGTTCCGATATACGCCACCGGCGGCCCGGTGCTTAAGCCGCCGGCGGCGTGTTTCCTACTTCGGAAGGGTGTTGGAATACTTGTAGTCGATCAGAACCCAATTTCCGCGAACACTTGTTCCAACCCAGCGATAAGTCCAGCTCTGCGTCACAGCGCCCCGGACTGAACCAATCGAGATCTCTTCACCAGGCGAGCCGAACGCAGGCAACCCGACGGG from the Luteimonas fraxinea genome contains:
- a CDS encoding DUF4189 domain-containing protein; translation: MKTISKFCVVIASFFLWPTIGTAQQPGSSAYNQVLLPGHGVGDTRQARLAWGAFSISPADQWSGSATGFASESEASESAIADCRKRGGTACAVEFTYANQCVAVAATSTNHAWSRGKTAGDVRSKALSACGASCEIFYEDCSFPAR